In the genome of Penaeus vannamei isolate JL-2024 chromosome 26, ASM4276789v1, whole genome shotgun sequence, one region contains:
- the LOC113821564 gene encoding uncharacterized protein: protein MPAASTTVATVASAAAAAENSLRTLGFDLKSLFTTANLQTFGILAVIALGILLIFDFFNYGYTSYAYGDTSTYTSYGRSLITSAAKVWDQRDQLGFSNHVRGGRGLDSMTKILDDIADAILKYEEVENNSVGQSRESKVLQH, encoded by the exons ATGCCCGCCGCCTCCACCACCGTCGCCACCGTcgccagcgccgccgccgccgccgaaaaCAGCCTGAGGACCCTCGGCTTCGACCTCAAGAGCCTCTTCACCACCGCCAACCTCCAAACCTTCGGCATCCTCGCGGTCATTGCGCTGGGGATCCTCCTCATCTTCGACTTCTTCAACTACGGATACACATCCTACGCCTACGGGGACACCTCCACCTACACGTCCTACGGCAGGAGTCTGATCACATCCGCAGCGAAGGTGTGGGACCAGCGCGATCAGCTGGGATTCAGCAATCACGTTCGCGGAGG TCGTGGCCTGGATTCTATGACTAAAATCCTGGACGACATCGCTGACGCCATCCTCAAGTACGAAGAAGTGGAGAACAACAGCGTTGGACAGTCCAGGGAAAGCAAAGTCCTCCAACATTAA
- the LOC113821579 gene encoding uncharacterized protein, with the protein MAATNAVTMATSGKSFGTDLTSLFGSKELAIAGKALILVAVALLIYDVLVFLLAPTSSRKKLLLTPWLTKVFADAWEAQNFHSGPYGRSEDAVGSVLRSLADTAAKYESRWEKSRLP; encoded by the exons ATGGCAGCTACCAACGCCGTAACCATGGCAACCTCTGGTAAATCTTTCGGGACAGACCTCACGAGCCTGTTTGGGAGCAAAGAATTAGCCATAGCAGGTAAAGCTTTGATCCTGGTGGCCGTCGCGTTGCTCATCTACGACGTGCTGGTGTTCCTGCTGGCGCCCACATCCAGCAGGAAAAAGTTGTTACTCACGCCATGGCTGACCAAAGTTTTTGCTGACGCTTGGGAGGCACAGAATTTCCACAGCGGCCCCTACGGCAG GTCCGAAGACGCTGTGGGTTCCGTCCTGCGCTCCCTGGCCGACACAGCCGCCAAGTACGAGAGCCGCTGGGAGAAGAGCCGCCTTCCGTAA
- the LOC113821582 gene encoding uncharacterized protein, with the protein MASNALAPVMYQLQESLRNVDLRSFINTDLGNWLGKLDFKTVGLVALAALLVLLVLDLFTKGPTPYGRSLVSSAANAWDSIGQTGLSQSLRGSRSLEPVVTVLDALAEAAKKWEAPEDSVVRNRAL; encoded by the exons ATGGCCTCCAACGCCCTCGCCCCCGTCATGTACCAGCTGCAGGAGAGTCTTCGCAACGTTGACCTCAGGAGCTTCATCAACACCGACCTCGGCAACTGGCTCGGCAAGTTGGACTTCAAGACGGTGGGCCTCGTGGCTCTGGCGGCGTTGCTCGTCCTTCTGGTCCTGGACCTGTTCACCAAGGGCCCCACGCCCTATGGCAGGAGCTTGGTGTCTTCTGCGGCCAACGCCTGGGACAGCATAGGCCAGACGGGGCTCAGTCAGTCCCTCCGCGGCAG TCGTTCGCTGGAGCCCGTGGTGACTGTCCTGGACGCGCTGGCGGAGGCGGCGAAGAAGTGGGAGGCGCCGGAGGACAGCGTTGTCAGAAACCGGGCGTTGTAG
- the LOC113821574 gene encoding uncharacterized protein: MASNALAPVMFQLQESIRNFDLRNFINNDLSNWLGKMDFKTVGFVALAALVVLLVLDLFTKGPTPFGRSLVSSAANAWDSVGKTGLSQSLRGSRSLEPVVTILDALAEAAKKWEAPEDRLVRNRAF, from the exons ATGGCCTCCAACGCCCTCGCCCCCGTCATGTTCCAGCTGCAGGAGAGTATTCGCAACTTCGACCTCAGGAACTTCATCAACAACGACCTCAGCAACTGGCTCGGCAAGATGGACTTCAAGACGGTGGGCTTCGTGGCTCTGGCGGCGTTGGTCGTCCTTCTGGTCCTGGACCTGTTCACCAAGGGCCCCACCCCCTTCGGCAGGAGCCTGGTGTCCTCTGCGGCCAACGCCTGGGACAGCGTAGGCAAGACGGGGCTCAGTCAGTCCCTCCGCGGCAG CCGGTCGCTGGAGCCCGTGGTGACTATCCTAGACGCTCTGGCGGAGGCGGCGAAGAAGTGGGAGGCGCCGGAGGACAGACTGGTCAGAAATCGAGCCTTCTGA
- the LOC113821573 gene encoding uncharacterized protein — MFPHAFAPVAYQLQEGLRSVDLKSFDLKALVDKADVKTVGLVALAAVVVAVLVNLFVKSLVPLGKGLLSSAAHAWDNADQWGLNALRDSQSMAPVTKVLDALSEAAKKWDEPEGDVRHRGF, encoded by the exons ATGTTCCCCCACGCGTTCGCCCCCGTCGCCTACCAGCTTCAGGAAGGTCTTCGCAGCGTCGACCTCAAGAGCTTCGACCTCAAGGCCTTGGTTGACAAGGCAGACGTCAAGACAGTGGGACTCGTGGCGCTGGCGGCCGTGGTCGTCGCGGTCCTCGTCAACCTCTTCGTCAAGAGCCTCGTGCCCTTGGGCAAGGGGCTGCTGTCCTCCGCCGCCCACGCCTGGGATAACGCTGACCAGTGGGGCCTCAACGCCCTCCGTGACAG TCAGTCCATGGCGCCCGTGACGAAGGTCCTGGACGCCCTGTCGGAGGCGGCGAAGAAGTGGGACGAGCCAGAGGGCGACGTCAGGCACCGCGGCTTCTGA
- the LOC113821565 gene encoding uncharacterized protein, with protein MASNALAPVMFQLQESIRNFDLRNFINNDLSNWLGKMDFKTVGLVALAALVVLLVLDLFTKGPTPFGRSLVSSAAHAWDSTGQTGLSQSLRGSRSLEPVATVLDALAEAVKKWEAQEEGVVRNRAL; from the exons ATGGCCTCCAACGCCCTCGCCCCCGTCATGTTCCAGCTGCAGGAGAGTATTCGCAACTTCGACCTCAGGAACTTCATCAACAACGACCTCAGCAACTGGCTCGGCAAGATGGACTTTAAGACGGTGGGCCTCGTGGCTCTGGCGGCGTTGGTCGTCCTTCTGGTCCTGGACCTGTTCACCAAGGGCCCCACCCCCTTCGGCAGGAGCCTGGTGTCCTCTGCAGCCCACGCCTGGGACAGCACAGGCCAGACGGGGCTCAGTCAGTCCCTCCGCGGCAG CCGTTCTCTCGAGCCCGTGGCAACTGTCCTGGACGCGCTGGCCGAGGCGGTGAAGAAgtgggaggcgcaggaggagggcGTCGTCAGAAACCGAGCCTTATGA
- the LOC138866563 gene encoding uncharacterized protein — protein MAVYLVAPVVYQLQESLRHVDFRSVASAFDVRSWVGQLDFEKVGLATLVIVAAVLVFDWFNKNYAPNGPNLLVSSPPVWDAADQGGFKHTDTHDSMSLNNRSLETVAKVFHALTEAVKKWEEPQDFSARRRAT, from the exons ATGGCTGTCTACCTAGTCGCCCCCGTCGTCTACCAGCTGCAGGAGAGTCTTCGTCACGTCGACTTCAGAAGCGTCGCCAGCGCCTTCGACGTCAGAAGCTGGGTCGGCCAACTGGACTTCGAAAAAGTAGGACTGGCGACGCTGGTGATCGTGGCCGCCGTGCTCGTCTTCGACTGGTTCAACAAGAACTATGCTCCCAACGGCCCCAACTTGCTGGTGTCTTCTCCCCCCGTTTGGGATGCTGCAGATCAGGGAGGGTTTAAACACACTGACACCCACGACAG CATGTCCTTAAACAATCGATCCCTGGAGACGGTGGCGAAGGTCTTCCACGCCCTGACGGAGGCGGTGAAGAAGTGGGAGGAGCCGCAGGACTTCTCTGCCAGACGTCGTGCCACATAA
- the LOC113821581 gene encoding uncharacterized protein, with protein sequence MAAHAVAPFVYQLQQGLRNVDLRSLVNSFDLKGLVNKLDIQTVGLVAVVAVAAVFLLDLFTKSYAPFGRSLVSSAAHAWDRADQWGLSGGVRGSRSLEPMTKVLDALAEAVKKWEAQEEGVVRHRASDLHRK encoded by the exons ATGGCCGCCCACGCCGTCGCCCCCTTCGTCTACCAGCTGCAGCAGGGTCTTCGCAACGTCGACCTGAGGAGCTTGGTCAATTCGTTCGACCTGAAGGGACTGGTCAACAAGCTGGACATCCAGACGGTGGgtctggtggcggtggtggctgTGGCCGCCGTGTTCCTGTTGGACCTGTTCACCAAGAGCTACGCCCCCTTCGGCAGGAGTCTGGTGTCCTCCGCCGCCCACGCCTGGGATAGAGCCGACCAGTGGGGACTCAGCGGAGGTGTCCGTGGGAG CCGATCTCTGGAGCCCATGACGAAGGTCCTGGACGCCCTGGCGGAGGCGGTGAAGAAgtgggaggcgcaggaggagggcGTCGTCAGGCATCGCGCTTCTGATCTCCACAGAAAATGA